One genomic segment of Mycolicibacterium psychrotolerans includes these proteins:
- a CDS encoding carbohydrate-binding domain-containing protein: protein MAELAWAGRQIRGTVEGRNHISGQLDIADGDSDQLAVTATTPARGQITVNSDDTFVYDPEDGFTGPDPFTVTVSDAGDAHVHGLFGFLRPRSGHASTEIVDVGVPAAGQPTFAGEPVKAKAAVTTGGITALTAAAVTVTDNVIVQAESMAISPLSAGKTYDDPAAAGGKAKLLSSNGSISTSLSVPAFSSLVIRAKGDQYRGAPTMTVSIDGVTVLTTSVSSTSWTDYTVAVAKPAGTYKVSIAFTNNSWGWRGNRNLRLDQVTVMASGSTVQPPPPTTTPPSSGTPSFFQQADWLWTKIPSNPVLATNSATWVSYLSAADANQGANLYEYGVTLIPASAITSGTPRYDVKFTKPWGSDPFGSYTVPIPLGTKLPAGTDSHLAVLDPISGKAFGLWQAKFDSATNTWSASWGGITELNGNGIDQKGTGSTATELARYAGVVTAAEFSAAIAANTGLNHALFFATDIAGPGYVYPAGNSDGQNWAGVAVPMPEGYRVQLDPSINVDAIPGITPGEKVIAKTLQTYGAYAGDIGGARMSFSFEAVPGATSSNPGSVWVNAGLTWDYYDMNHIPWSKLAVLKNWNGTA, encoded by the coding sequence TTGGCCGAATTGGCCTGGGCGGGCCGACAGATTCGGGGCACTGTCGAGGGAAGAAACCACATCTCCGGCCAACTCGACATCGCTGACGGTGACAGCGATCAGCTCGCGGTCACAGCGACCACGCCGGCACGCGGTCAGATTACCGTCAACTCAGACGACACCTTCGTCTACGACCCGGAAGACGGTTTCACCGGACCGGATCCCTTCACGGTGACCGTATCCGACGCGGGTGACGCTCACGTCCATGGTCTCTTCGGGTTCCTTCGTCCCCGGAGTGGGCACGCCTCCACCGAGATCGTCGACGTCGGCGTTCCTGCCGCGGGCCAGCCGACCTTTGCCGGTGAACCGGTGAAGGCGAAGGCCGCTGTGACCACCGGCGGAATCACGGCCCTGACCGCCGCTGCCGTCACCGTCACCGACAACGTGATCGTTCAAGCCGAATCCATGGCCATTTCTCCCTTGAGCGCCGGCAAGACGTATGACGATCCCGCTGCCGCGGGCGGTAAAGCGAAACTCCTGTCGAGCAACGGCTCCATTTCCACGAGCCTTTCCGTTCCGGCGTTCAGCAGCCTGGTCATCCGCGCCAAGGGAGACCAGTACCGAGGTGCACCGACGATGACGGTTTCGATCGACGGTGTGACTGTATTGACGACCTCGGTGTCATCGACGTCATGGACCGATTACACGGTTGCCGTAGCGAAGCCTGCCGGAACGTACAAGGTGAGCATCGCCTTCACGAACAACAGCTGGGGATGGCGCGGTAACCGGAACCTGCGACTCGATCAGGTGACAGTCATGGCCAGCGGATCCACCGTGCAACCGCCACCGCCAACGACCACGCCGCCGAGTTCGGGGACTCCCAGCTTCTTTCAACAGGCGGATTGGCTCTGGACGAAGATCCCGTCGAACCCCGTGCTGGCAACCAACAGTGCAACGTGGGTGAGCTATCTCTCCGCAGCCGATGCGAACCAGGGTGCCAACCTATACGAGTACGGTGTCACCTTGATTCCTGCGTCGGCGATCACCAGCGGCACTCCGCGTTACGACGTGAAGTTCACGAAACCGTGGGGAAGCGATCCGTTCGGGTCCTACACAGTGCCGATCCCGCTCGGAACGAAGTTGCCAGCTGGCACGGACAGTCACCTTGCGGTACTGGATCCCATATCCGGCAAGGCGTTCGGCTTGTGGCAGGCCAAGTTCGACAGCGCGACCAACACGTGGTCGGCTTCTTGGGGTGGCATCACGGAGCTCAACGGCAACGGCATCGACCAGAAGGGCACCGGCTCCACGGCGACGGAGCTCGCCCGTTACGCCGGCGTTGTCACAGCGGCCGAGTTCAGTGCCGCTATCGCTGCCAATACCGGACTCAACCACGCACTGTTCTTCGCAACCGACATCGCCGGACCTGGATACGTCTATCCTGCAGGCAATTCGGACGGGCAGAACTGGGCCGGTGTGGCAGTCCCCATGCCCGAGGGCTACCGTGTGCAGCTCGACCCGTCGATCAATGTCGACGCCATCCCCGGCATCACGCCCGGCGAGAAGGTAATCGCCAAGACGTTGCAGACTTACGGCGCGTACGCCGGCGACATTGGCGGGGCACGGATGAGCTTCAGCTTCGAGGCGGTGCCCGGCGCGACGTCGTCCAACCCGGGTTCGGTGTGGGTCAACGCCGGGCTCACCTGGGACTACTACGACATGAACCACATCCCGTGGTCCAAGCTGGCGGTGCTCAAAAACTGGAACGGTACTGCGTGA